The DNA sequence GACATGCGCCACGTGGAGCAGGTGATCGAGCGGATCGCGGCCGAGGAGTTCGTGGTGCGCACCAAGAGCTCGATCGTGCTCTCCCGGCTGGTGGACACCCCATTGCCCACCTCGTAGCCACCGCGCCGCCCGTGGCAGGGGTGTTTCGGCGGCTTTTCGGGCGCGTTTCCGTGCAACAAATCGACACCGCGGGGCCGGAACACGCAACGGATCGACGGCAACGCGCAATTTTTTCGCCTGGGCCGCACGAAACCCGGTTTCTATCCTGAACCTATCCCCTGACCAGCCGTTTTGACCCTGTGGAGCGGTGTATGGCGCATGTTCGGCATTACGCCATGTGTCGGCCCGATCACTTCGCGGTGACGTACGCGATCAATCCGTGGATGGATCCGTCGGCCGGTGCGGACCGGGACAAGGCACTCCGGCAGTGGGAGCGGCTCAAGGCCGTGTACGAGGAGCTGGGCCACCGGGTGGACGTCGTCGAGCCGGTCGCGGGGCTGCCGGACATGGTGTTCGCCGCCAACGGCGGGCTGGTGGTGGACGGCAAGGTGTACGGCGCGCGGTTCGCCAACGCCGAGCGGGTGCCGGAGGGGCCCGCGTACCTGGAGTGGTTCCGCAGCCGGGGCTTCACCGAGATCAAGGAGCCGGAGCACGTCAACGAGGGCGAGGGCGACTTCCTCGTGCTCGACCACGTGATCCTCGCCGGGACCGGCTTCCGCACCCGGCCCGAGGCGCACCACGAGGCGCAGGAGTT is a window from the Thermopolyspora flexuosa genome containing:
- the ddaH gene encoding dimethylargininase, whose amino-acid sequence is MAHVRHYAMCRPDHFAVTYAINPWMDPSAGADRDKALRQWERLKAVYEELGHRVDVVEPVAGLPDMVFAANGGLVVDGKVYGARFANAERVPEGPAYLEWFRSRGFTEIKEPEHVNEGEGDFLVLDHVILAGTGFRTRPEAHHEAQEFLGRPVVTLRLVDPRYYHLDTAMFALGGDNIAYYPEAFSPGSRAVLERMFPDAVIASAEDAAVLGLNAVCDGRHVVLNAEAGGLTLELKRRGYDVIPVDLSELRKAGGGPKCCTLEIRS